Proteins from one Ktedonobacterales bacterium genomic window:
- the queC gene encoding 7-cyano-7-deazaguanine synthase QueC gives MSDAQPKAIVLLSGGLDSTTTLAVAKQKGFAPYALTFRYGQRHELEIEAARRVAARLGVREHVIVEIDLRLFGGSALTSDLAVPKGRALAEMGQGIPITYVPARNTIFLSFALAWAEVLAVNDIFIGVNALDYSGYPDCRPEYIAAYEQMANLATKAGVEGRQRLTIHTPLIELTKAQIIQRGLELGVDYSITLSCYDPAPTGEACGRCDACLLRLKGFAESGGQDPVPYQLEKQAPA, from the coding sequence ATGAGTGACGCTCAGCCAAAAGCAATCGTGTTGCTGAGTGGGGGGCTTGACTCCACCACCACGCTTGCCGTTGCCAAACAAAAGGGCTTCGCACCCTACGCGCTCACCTTCCGCTATGGGCAGCGCCACGAACTGGAGATTGAGGCCGCGCGCCGCGTTGCCGCGCGCCTGGGCGTGAGAGAGCATGTCATCGTCGAAATTGACCTGCGGCTCTTCGGCGGCTCCGCCCTCACCAGCGACCTGGCCGTCCCCAAGGGGCGCGCCCTGGCCGAGATGGGCCAGGGCATCCCCATCACCTATGTACCCGCGCGCAACACCATCTTTCTCTCGTTTGCGCTGGCCTGGGCCGAGGTGTTGGCAGTGAACGACATCTTCATCGGGGTCAACGCCCTGGATTACAGCGGCTATCCCGATTGCCGACCAGAATACATCGCCGCCTACGAGCAGATGGCAAACCTGGCAACCAAAGCAGGAGTCGAGGGCCGCCAGCGGCTGACCATCCACACCCCGCTGATCGAACTCACCAAGGCTCAGATCATCCAGCGCGGGCTTGAGCTAGGGGTTGACTACTCAATCACCCTTTCCTGCTATGATCCCGCGCCCACCGGAGAGGCTTGCGGGCGCTGTGATGCCTGCCTGCTGCGGCTCAAGGGGTTTGCCGAGAGCGGCGGGCAAGACCCCGTTCCCTATCAGCTAGAGAAACAGGCGCCAGCATGA